The Planctellipticum variicoloris DNA window AGTTGAAAGGGACGTTCGAGCGAAACCCGGCGGCCGTGGCGCAGGGGCTGGGGAAGCCGGGCGAGGTGACGATCAACAATCCGGTGCTGATCGCCGACCGGCAGCCGGGGCTGGTGCATCTGCTGTACTGCATTGAATACGGCCGCTGCTTCTACTCGCGCAGCGAAGATGACGGGGAGACTTTCAGTACGGGGGTTGAAGTCACTGCCGCGTTCGACGCATTCCGGCCCGAGTACGACTGGAAAGTGCTCGCCACCGGACCTGGGCATTCGATTCAGCTCCGGTCAGGGCGGCTGGTTGTTCCGGTGTGGCTGTCGCTGGGGACCGGGGGGCACGCCCATCGTCCGAGCGTGACGTCGACCATTTTCAGCGACGACGCGGGGAAGACCTGGCGGCGTGGCGAGATTGCAGTTCCGAACACGAGCGAGTTCATCAATCCCAACGAGACGACTGCCGTCGAACTGGCCGATGGACGGGTGATGCTCAATGTCCGTACGGAATCGAAGGTGCATCGACGGGCGATTGTGACCAGCTCCGACGGCGCGACCGGGTGGTCGGCGCCGCGCTTCGACGATGCGCTGGTCGAGCCGATCTGCATGGGGAGTCTGGTTCGCTGGTC harbors:
- a CDS encoding sialidase family protein, with the translated sequence MRALWLTMILLASGPGSAPAAEPVLEKTDLWEAGVGGYELYRIPCLIATSRGSLIACCEARKSAKGDWGQIDVVARRSTDGGKTWSPSGKIVELKGTFERNPAAVAQGLGKPGEVTINNPVLIADRQPGLVHLLYCIEYGRCFYSRSEDDGETFSTGVEVTAAFDAFRPEYDWKVLATGPGHSIQLRSGRLVVPVWLSLGTGGHAHRPSVTSTIFSDDAGKTWRRGEIAVPNTSEFINPNETTAVELADGRVMLNVRTESKVHRRAIVTSSDGATGWSAPRFDDALVEPICMGSLVRWSWPEEGRGGRILFSNPDNLKRRDGKEKAGSGRDRVNLTVRLSRDEGRTWIGSQSLEPGFSGYSDLAVGPDGSAWCLYERGSTDGKNIYQTRFLTVARFNEDWLTAR